The Leptodactylus fuscus isolate aLepFus1 chromosome 1, aLepFus1.hap2, whole genome shotgun sequence nucleotide sequence ttttttttttttttttaaattgtttatttatgaaaatttgtaacaataaagaaacacaacatgtctaccaagccagaggagatcacaaagaacagtacaatagaaaatgacaaaattacaaatggtaaactaagtagaaacaaaaagaaaaaggggagacagggaagacaaacacaaaccagacaagagaaggctggggaaagggagggagaaaaaaccAGAAGTTCCAGAAGGCGGTGGAATTACAGAGGCTGGGTGGCCCAGAACGAGTCCCACAGGTCCCAAACAGCGTGAAACCGCTCCTCCTCATCGTTAAGCACGGCTGTTAGGTATTCCAGGGAGCGCGCATTCCTGAtcctgcagtataactcctccagggatgggggtgctgactgatgccaatatttagcaatcaaacaccgggcagaagtgagaagaaacagaaaaagtcgcagggccggcttgcgcagtttcagtggagggagATTAAGGAGATAGGTTTTAGGGGATAGAGGGAGGCAAATGCCGAGAACCCGGCACAAAAGGTCCTGAACCTGAGTCCAGTAAGGGAGCAGGGAGGGACAAGACCAAAACAGATGAAAGATGTGTGCAGAGCGTGCACCACATCTCCAACAGCAATCCGGAATAGAGctatcaaaggaatggaggagagccggcgtgtggtaccaatgcatcaacattttaaagaagttttctttaTGAGTCGAGACAATTCGAGGTCCTGAAACCCCTGCTCCAGATAAGGGACCATTCTTCTGTCGAGATAGGTTGACCCAGATAGACCTCCCATCGTGTCATATACGAGTGTGCAGGCGGGATATCAGGTGAGGGGTCAGATAAAAAGTGATATATATCGGAAACCAGTCCTCTAGTTCCAGTGCTAGCTTTACAAATTCTCTCAAACGACGTAGGGACAGGTGCCACAGGACCCCGAAagataaaagaagcaaggtgGGAAATCTGAATATATGTGAACTCACTGGACCCAGGAAGGCCAAAGCGGGATCGCAATTCGGCAAAAGACAGCAAAGAACGAGTCCTATGATCAATAATATCAGCGAGCCGaaagaggcccgccttcaaccaaGGGCCCGCCACAGGCCCAGTGAGTCCAGGCGGAAAGTGGGAGTGTAGAAGGAAGGGCGTCATAGACGAGCTGGGGGAAGAAATAGGGAAACGGGACAAACAGGAGCGCCAGACATCCCTGGTAAGTGCCATGGGACCCAACAAGCTAGCTCTAGGGGGCGAATATGGATTAGACCATATCAATGAAGCAGGATGATGCGGAGCCAACCACAGCTtctcaatctccatccacttaGAATAGGCATGAAGAGCAGACCAGGCCGGAATCCTACATAGCTGAGCAGCCCAATAATATAACACCAGGTCAGGAAAAGAAAGCCCTCCCCTCGACTTTGGAGTCATCATCAGATGTCGCGAAAGCCTATGTCTCCCTCCGGCCCACACAAACCAAAGAAGTGAGCCCTGTAGCGCCCGAAGATCCTTAAGAGGAACAGGAATCGTGAGGGTCTCAAACAAATATAGCAATTTAGGCAGCACGGTCATCTTAACCGCAGCTATGCGACCAAAGAGGGACAAAGGCAGACCCCGCCACCTGGTAAGAAGGGCCTGAACATGCCTATAAAGTGGAGGGAAATTCGCCTGATACAATTGAGAGAAAGACCCAGTCAGATGTATGCCTAAGTATTTTAAGGAGGAGGACCTCCACGTATACGGAAAGGAGGCCTGAAGGCCAGCCAAGGTAGAGGGGTGAATGCGGACGGGGAGCGCCTCAGTCTTAGAAGTATTAACCTTGTAACCAGATGAACGGCCAAATTTGGTAAGAATAGCATGAAGATTGGGAAGGGAAACGTGAAGATTAGTAAGGGTAAGGAGAATATCATCCGCAAACAAAGAAAGCTTAAACTCTCTGTCACGGACTCGAACCCCAGAAACATCAGGGCACAGCCGAATGGCCGCCGCCAAGGGCTCAATGCAGAGGACAAAGAGGAGAGGTGATAGCGGGCAACCCTGTCTAGTACCGTTATACAGGCGAAACGGAGGGGAGGAAGCATGAGGAAGCTTAATCCTAGCAGAGGGGGATGAGTAGAGGCTCCGAATGGCCAACAAAAATGGTCCCCGAAAGCCATAAGACGAAAGAGTCTCAAAGAGAAAGGGCCAGCCCAGGCGATCAAACGCCTTTTCCGCGTCTAAACTGAGTACCAACAGCTCCGACTCAGAGCGCGACGCAACGTCGATTAGATCAATAGCCCTCCTAGTATTGTCACCACCCTGACGACAGGGGACAAACCCAACTTGATCCTTATGGACCAAGGAGGAAAGACACATGTTCAGTCTAGAGGCTAAGAGCTTGGTAAACAGTTTAAGTTCCGCGTTCAAAAGCGAGATAGGCCTGTAATTACGACAATCAAGATGGTCTTTACTGGGTTTCGGGATGAGTGTGAGGAAAGAGTGGGAGAGAGAATCCGGGATGGCCTCACCTGCCATAAAAGCTGAAAATAGCGAGACAAGATGGGGGAGGAGCTCTGCCCCAAACACTTTGTAATACAGGTAAGTGAGCCCATCAGGGCCAGGAGATTTCCCATTAGGAAGCTCCTGGAGAACCTGAGAGACTTCCTCAGTCGAGATAGGCATATTAAGGCAGGCCAGGTCATCGGAAGAAAGTGTGGGGAGACAACAGGAGTACAGAAAATCTTGGAGGAGTGCAGAGCGTTCCGAGGGGTCTGCAGGAAGATCCGAAGGGAGAGAATATAGTTCAGAATAATAAGCGTGAAAGAGACGGGCTATCTCCTCCGGGTCGTAAGCCACCGCGCCATCAGAGTGTCGCAAAGCGTAAGCCGAACCCCCCTCCCGCTGATCACGCAGTTGGCGAGCTAGAAGGGTATGGGGTTTATTAGCTCAGTCATAGTAACGCTGCCTAGTGTACAGTAGCAATTTAGAAGTTTTTTGCAACAGCACTTCCCGAATTTGAGCCCGCAAATCAAAGTTCTAAGGAGAGCCCTAGAAGGGCGAGACACTAGGTCAGCTTCCACTCGACGCAACTGGGACCGTAAGTCCTCGAGGCGGGCATTAGCATCTCTCTTAAGTCGGGTACCTACAGCAATGCAATGTCCTCTCATCACGGCTTTATGAGCCTCCCACAACGTCGCAATCGAAGAAACCGAACCCACATTAAGATCAAAAAAAGTTTTAAGGTGTTGGCAAAGCTCTTCACGGGTCTGTGCCTTCTGAAGGAGACTCTCATTAAGCCGCCAATGGCAAATCCGGGTGGGGACAGGACCTGTGCGTAGCTCTATGGAGACTGGCGCGTGGTCCGACCAGGTAATAGAGCCAATCGAAGCGTCCCTAAGGAGGCGTAGAGCCAAGGCATTGCCAAAAAAAATAGTCAATCCTGGAGTGAGACTTATGTGGGGCCGAATAAAAAGTGAACGAACGAGCAGACGGGTAATTAATCCTCCAGAGATCGTACAAGGTATACCGCCGGATAATACGGCGAAATTGGGCCGAAAGTCTCCGCCGGGTAAGACGACGAGAAGATCCGGATAAGGAATGATGATCCATACAATCCGAAAATGACATGTTAAAGTCTCCTCTGACAAAAACAGCCGCAGGGGGAAGCGAATCTAGCTTGTTGAGAACCCTAACCAAAAAAATCGGACTGGGAAGAGTTAGGGGCATAGAGATTGCACAGAGTAATTGGCTGGCCCGCAAGCCTCCCATGCAAAATTACAAATCTACCCTTTGGATCCAAAACAGAAGTAAGAACCTCAAGGGGACAGGAGGAGGAGATAAGAatagccgtccccccccccctccccccgtttcTTAGAGTGGGTGGCAGAATATACAGTAGGATAATAACGACGAGCAAAGTTAAAGTAAAAGCCACATCCGCCCTAAGGGCACGTAGTTCCGTCAAGGCCAGTTTACGCTTGACATTAGAATTAAGGCCCTTAACATTGAGGGATACTATCTTAGCCATGGGGCAATAGGGGGAAAGCATGCGCTATTGAGGAAGGACTCACCACAGGATCCAAGAATCGCAGGGCCGGCAAAGCAGAAGGAAACAATGAAAGGGAGGTGCAGACCACGATGATGGAAACAAAAAGGAGATCTGGAACACAAAAGGAAAGAAcaccaaggggggggggagacaagacaacaagaacaacacatgaaaaaaaaataaaaattctcaacACTATCATTAGAACAAGGGAGAAAACTCCCACAAGGGGCATGGAGGGCCTATGGAGGCACAAAACCGCCATAGGTCCAACCAAAACAAAAAGCCGTGCAGGAAAACAATAGCCACGGCAAGAAGCCCCCGAGGGGACCGAGGGCGAGCGCAGGAAGGAAGGCAGACAGGACAAGCCAGTCACTGAGGAAAGGGCTATGTCTACCCGACCCTCCCCGCCATGCACCTATAAAGAGCAACtataaagcaacaaaaaaaaaaaaaaaaaaaaaaaaaaaagtgaaaccatCATAAACCCTTAAGCAATAACAAACACAGTAAAACAGGAGAGAAAAAAGGCAGAAAACAAAACCGAAGATAACATATCAGGTCAGCTCAGCGCGGGGAACCCCGCTGTTGCAGATGGGGAGAGCCGGAACCAGAACCCAAGGACGGTAGGCGACGTCGTTTAGACTGCACCACAGTCCAcactggaggaggtggaggagggagaGTGGCAGAGTCCCAGTCCTCGATATGGGGGGCAGGAATGTCCAAGGATGAACAAAAAACCTCCAAATCTGCATGGGATTTCAGGGTCGCAGTGCGGCCATTCTTCCGAACTATCAAGGCGAAAGGGAACCCCCATCTATACTGGAGCTGATGATCCCTCAGGACTGAAAGGAGGGGTCGAAGCATACGCCGCTTCTGTAAGGTTATCCAGGACAGATCAGGGAACAGTTGAATTTTGGCACCATCAAAATCAAAGTCCCGTTGAGTGCGAGCTTGCTGCATGATGGCCTCCTTTAATTCAAAGTCCTGTACGCAGCAGATGACATCTCTCGGGGTGACAGTAGCGCCTTTAGGGCGGAGGGCCTGTGTGCCCTATCAAGCTTAATACGGTGTTCAGGCGGCTTGCCCAATAGCATGCTGAAGATGGCCTCCAGAGTAATTTTCAAATCCTCCTCACCAGTGGCCTCGGGGAGGCCACGAACTCTAATATTATGCCGCCGACCACGGTTGTCCAGGTCCTCGAGGTGTCTAGTCGTAGTTTTGAGGATCTCAGAGTGGGTCGAGACCACTTCCTGGACCTGGGAAACATAAGTACGGGTGTCATCATGCGAGGATTCCAGAGAGTCCACACGAACAGATAATTGACGCAAGTCAGCTCGGACCCCCGCCAGTTCCTGTTTGAAAGTTGTTTTAACTTCATCAATTAGGAGCTTGAATTCCTGTTGGAAATCTTGCCTGGTAGGAAGCTGTTGAAGAAGAGAGCGCCAATCTATAGGGGGGTCCTGGGAGGATCGGGGAGGGGAGTGGGGGGCTGGCACGGGACCTGATGGTTGCGTATCCCTGGGGTTCTCCACCTCTGCCAGAACCCCCAGCACCCCAGAGGTCGAAGGCAAAGGCGACTGTGTCAGCGGAGGAGCATTCTGCTGAGAGGAGGCGGAAGGAGCATTCCAACAGGAGGGGGCAGTAGCCCGGATATCGCCAGAGTACATAGGGCATTCAGAGGAAGAAGCGTCCAGTAAGGAACTGTTGAGAGAGGAGTTACTGTCCTCACCCGGGGAGGGGTGGGAAAGAGAGTGAACGGATCCTCTGGTTGTTGGGGTCAGCGCAGGAGTTTGGGACCGGCGCTGCAGGAAAGAATCAATTGAGGAGGGAGATTTACTGCTCCCCACAGTAGCAGAGGGCTTCTTAATGACGAGTTTCCTCCccaaagggtttgtccagtttcaCAATAATGTAGGCACAGGCAGGGAGGGACAGGGTATAGAGTCTATGTATACATGGTAGCCATCAGTGTAAAACACGCAGGGGAATGCCTCAGGGCAGCCACAAACAGTCAATAAAGGAGGGAGAAACGTCCAGCAGGCAGGCACCCAGAGGCAGGCAGCAAGGCCAGAGTCTGTCCTTAAAGGTGGAGAGGTATAGAATTGTGGGTGCTCAGTAGTATAGAAAAGGGCTGTGTGCCTGCACTAACCTGAGTGGAGAAGTATCAGTCCGTACATCCAGGTTCCCCtcctcaattttttttaatgtcccaCTAAAGGACCTGAACCAGCAACACTCTGATTGCTGGTTCAgtagtatacactgcaatacacgtgtattgcagtgtatacaggaAGTCAGACTATGcagacacataggctgacttcctctcaTTGTAGCAGAATCAGGTATGTGATCTACTGGCAACTTCTGTGTCACTAAGGGATCAATCAAACTGATTAGTTTAACTGGTGGTGGTAGTTTCCTCCTAGGGCACTTCCTAAGGCTGACTTCAcacagatttttggtcaggattctgaggctgtatccgcctcaaaatcctgaccacaaacatggcccctttgaaatcaatcggagccgctcaggtctttgttccggctcccggaaaaagaagcgagatgctcattcttcaggcctcgcaattcggcctgaagacactccttcctccggactaagcccattctttgggcctaatctggagcgtggtgcgcggctggatgccattgcagtgcaccagcattcagtcatggctacccatattttggtccggaacctcagTCGGCCCCTGCCTCaggttcctgaccaaaatactctatgtgaacttaccctaacagtctTGAGTCTTCCTGAGAAGGGTGAAAGTTGGCTCTTGATGGCAGTTGACAGAGGGTCGCAGGTGAACATTGAAGGCTACTATAAATAGTACTAACACCAAATATGGAGGTACATAATTAAAACAGCTCTAGTGTGGATTTGGGGTGTCTGGTGATGGTTTAACAGTGGTCCATGCTCAATAACAAATATTTTGGCGTCAGTATCTTTTGGACTCTCAATCTATGTATATCCGTTATATAATGGCACAATTTGACTTGAATCGCCTCTCAGCAGCTTACTCTTCCCTGCCTCAGCGCTTCAATAGGGGCACCATAGACTTTCTCACTGGTTCTGCTCCCATACAACCTCTCTCTCTAAAAGCTCAATTAAGACTCATTGACTCCTCCCTAGTTGGACTTAACCATTGCTCAAATACTCCCCCATCTACAGTGGAACAATCCTTAAAGGGAAACCCAGTAGTTACACACATGAAACAGTACAAAATTGGATGCCAAGATACAAATTTCATAGAGCAGCAATGTTTTATAGTATCCACTGGTATTctgcaactgaaaaataaaagttatggcttttgacaAGGCAAAAAAGTAAACAACAAAAACACGGAAATGAAAAAAAACTATATGTGCAAGGGGTTAACATTGTAGTCTAACAGGATGGATATAAATTGAACATTTTATGTTTGCATTGGCCAATTTTTATATCCATTTCTCCAACAGATTAAAATAACAAAACTGAAGATGGTAATATAAAGCTAGCCtaagtactatatactatatctcTAGGGTCAGTCATTATTAAGTTAATGCATTCTTTTTACATTCATTTAATGATCTGTGACTATCTTATACATGTAGACATTACACTCACCTTTCTTTTAAGGCGTATATTGTCCCACACTCTTCTGCATACCATGCACTCAAAAGCATCTATATAATTGTCCTGTGTAACGTCTTGCACACCCCATGTTCTATCTTTGATCACGTGGATTAAGTGATTGTTACTGATATGACCTTGCACTTTCCACTCTAAATACTCCATATACAAACTGTCATTTCTGTCCAGCTGTTTAATGTATTGTGCAAGATCTCGAGGATGAGAAAATTTGTTCACAATTATAGCGCTTTTATTGCTGGGAAGCCAGTCTTCAATATTAAAGGCTCCATAATATATTGGAACACATCCCAGCTTTAAAGGCCTCCAAAGTTTTTCAGTTATGTAATCCTCACAAACTGCATTTTCAAATGCAAGGATAAACTTATATTGAGCAAGTATATGATAGAACTGGGTGTCATCCATAAAAGATGGGTTATTGACTTGTGGAGGCAAGTCTCTATTATGCAAGCATTCACCATAAGAATCTACAGGGATATATTTCATTAGTTCTTGTACATAATTGTCCCGATCTGATGGAGGATCACAGTCAGACTGAACATAAACTATTGGAGCAAGTTTCTTTCTCAGAACATTCTTTttctgcacagacacaaagtactCAAGTGATATAAGGGTCTGGAGATCCTCCAAATACTGGCTTGTCAAAGGCAAGTGGGAATGGCGACTAAATGTAGCTGTATGGTTAAACAAATTAATGGTTGGTGGATGAAACAATTTATAGTTGTTCTTTGGAGATTCTTCATGAAACAAAGCCCATTCATGGTAAAACTTCCGTGGTAATGGCAAGCTGTCTATGTTGAAGTCTGTgcctaaaatagtaaaaaaaacataatatgaGTTTACCTGCTTCTACAATTCACGAGAAAGAAAACCTACATAGAAATATGGTAACCACATATAGAATAAACGTCTAATTTTGTGATTGTGAAGGGAAATTCTAATTTCACCAAACACTCATATTAGGGATAGGATTTGTTTAGAACTGGATTTGACTCTTTCCTTTGTATGTATTGgagcaacacaaaaaaaaaagttaaattacataat carries:
- the POFUT3 gene encoding GDP-fucose protein O-fucosyltransferase 3 codes for the protein MIKIWGIKFWVSCLIIAFFFLLVTLQVVVELGNFEKQKVNSLVQDANQQKQSSSLLKGLHESIFYRKLDHGVGTYPIMLWWSPLTGENGRLGQCGGETCFFTINRTYLQNPMTKAILFYGTDFNIDSLPLPRKFYHEWALFHEESPKNNYKLFHPPTINLFNHTATFSRHSHLPLTSQYLEDLQTLISLEYFVSVQKKNVLRKKLAPIVYVQSDCDPPSDRDNYVQELMKYIPVDSYGECLHNRDLPPQVNNPSFMDDTQFYHILAQYKFILAFENAVCEDYITEKLWRPLKLGCVPIYYGAFNIEDWLPSNKSAIIVNKFSHPRDLAQYIKQLDRNDSLYMEYLEWKVQGHISNNHLIHVIKDRTWGVQDVTQDNYIDAFECMVCRRVWDNIRLKRKGLQPKQWKADSNHLSCPAPKPFSFFPERSSKTSMRELWKPTFEQSVKEAKALRLLVDRNRNFTSQEFWSLVFKH